One genomic window of Acidimicrobiales bacterium includes the following:
- a CDS encoding MmcQ/YjbR family DNA-binding protein, whose translation MAAMNLEDRIRAICLAFPGVSERLSHGSPAFFGGKQFLMLWPNGHHDHDFPHLWCAAPPGAQTELLTTEPDRFFRPPYVGGRGWIGIRLDGEVDWDEVAAVCEEAFRAVAPKKLIAALDLGLS comes from the coding sequence ATGGCCGCAATGAATCTTGAGGATCGGATCCGCGCGATCTGTTTGGCTTTTCCGGGGGTCTCTGAGCGACTGAGCCATGGATCGCCGGCTTTCTTCGGGGGCAAACAGTTCTTAATGCTATGGCCCAATGGCCACCATGATCACGACTTCCCACATCTCTGGTGCGCCGCACCACCGGGAGCTCAAACAGAACTTCTCACAACCGAGCCTGACCGCTTCTTCCGGCCGCCTTATGTAGGAGGACGCGGCTGGATCGGCATACGTCTCGATGGCGAAGTCGACTGGGACGAGGTGGCGGCCGTCTGCGAAGAAGCTTTCCGAGCTGTTGCGCCGAAGAAACTAATTGCTGCCCTCGATCTTGGTCTGAGTTGA
- a CDS encoding MarR family transcriptional regulator → MPPLKRVAGKPTWLLSQANARAQALLSERFAAEGVRGYHFRILAALDQYGASSQADLGRHTGIDESEVVATMKDLLARGMASSRTNPLDRRRKIVTITKSGSRLLEQLDTRLAEVQEAFLAPLSTSQRRALVSLLEQLS, encoded by the coding sequence ATGCCGCCCCTCAAGAGGGTCGCCGGAAAGCCGACCTGGTTACTGAGCCAGGCCAACGCCCGCGCGCAGGCGTTGCTATCCGAGCGGTTCGCAGCTGAAGGGGTCCGCGGTTACCACTTTCGGATCCTGGCGGCTCTGGACCAGTACGGGGCGAGTAGCCAGGCCGACCTCGGTCGGCACACCGGAATCGACGAAAGCGAAGTGGTCGCAACCATGAAGGATCTGCTCGCGCGAGGGATGGCCTCCAGCCGAACGAACCCCCTCGACCGGCGGCGAAAGATCGTGACAATCACCAAGAGCGGGTCCCGCTTGTTGGAGCAACTCGACACCAGACTCGCTGAAGTCCAGGAGGCATTCCTAGCTCCACTCTCAACCAGCCAACGGCGAGCCCTCGTAAGCCTGCTCGAGCAACTGTCGTGA
- a CDS encoding TetR/AcrR family transcriptional regulator translates to MVIRQPAKRQLTPDDWARAAFRAMGRGGVDAVAIEPIAAELEATKGSFYWHFKNRDSLIEAALSEWERKLTDTVIERLNQEPDPAERLKLLFAGASEMPSPDRAAELAILANPEHPIVRRAARRVSQRRITYMAAQFEQLGWDSTEALDRAVLVGSIYVGLLQAKHLVPHLVSGDARQRQFDLAFSALVTTDLGASMR, encoded by the coding sequence ATGGTAATACGCCAACCCGCCAAACGGCAGTTGACGCCCGACGATTGGGCCAGAGCTGCATTTCGAGCAATGGGGCGAGGCGGGGTCGATGCCGTGGCGATAGAGCCCATTGCTGCCGAACTCGAAGCGACCAAGGGCAGCTTCTACTGGCACTTCAAGAACCGTGACTCTCTGATCGAGGCGGCGCTTTCCGAATGGGAGAGGAAGCTCACTGATACGGTCATCGAGAGACTGAATCAGGAGCCGGACCCGGCCGAGCGGCTGAAGCTGCTCTTCGCCGGCGCTTCGGAGATGCCATCGCCAGACCGGGCCGCGGAACTCGCAATCCTCGCCAACCCTGAGCACCCCATCGTCCGCCGAGCGGCCCGTCGGGTTTCGCAGCGACGCATCACGTATATGGCCGCCCAGTTCGAACAGCTCGGGTGGGACTCGACCGAGGCTCTCGATCGAGCGGTGCTGGTGGGCTCCATCTACGTTGGGCTGCTTCAGGCCAAACACCTGGTTCCCCATCTGGTCAGCGGTGACGCTCGCCAGAGGCAATTCGATCTGGCCTTCAGCGCCCTCGTGACAACTGACCTCGGGGCGTCGATGAGGTGA
- a CDS encoding PIN domain-containing protein, which produces MRGAILDTGALVGFERNDRRVVAIVARALEHNDTLVVPAGVVGQAWRDGARQARLARLLGSPLCEIVALDDRRAREAGQLCGVAQTSDVIDASVVVVARERDARVITSDPDDLRQLDRHIDLVAI; this is translated from the coding sequence ATGAGAGGCGCGATTCTTGACACCGGAGCATTGGTCGGATTTGAACGCAACGACAGGCGCGTCGTGGCCATCGTCGCTCGCGCCCTCGAACATAACGACACCTTGGTGGTACCGGCAGGAGTGGTGGGGCAGGCTTGGCGAGACGGTGCTCGTCAGGCCCGCCTCGCGAGGCTCCTCGGATCCCCGCTGTGCGAGATAGTCGCGCTGGATGACCGACGCGCTCGAGAGGCGGGCCAATTGTGCGGAGTCGCCCAGACATCTGACGTCATTGATGCTTCGGTGGTGGTAGTCGCCCGCGAACGAGATGCCAGAGTGATCACCTCCGATCCCGACGATCTGCGACAACTTGATCGCCATATCGATCTAGTCGCCATCTGA